A genomic window from Lutra lutra chromosome 17, mLutLut1.2, whole genome shotgun sequence includes:
- the CCDC8 gene encoding coiled-coil domain-containing protein 8 isoform X3, whose protein sequence is MLQIGEDVDYLLIPREVRLAGGVWRVISKPATKEAEFRERLIQFLEEEGRTLEDVARIIEKSTPHPPQPPKKPKEPGVRRRVQQMVTPPPRLVVGTYDSSNASDSEFSDFETSRDKGDKGDKGHKGTGCSRKVRKMPVSYLGSKFLGSDLESEDDQELVEAFLQRGEKKPSAPPARRRVNLPVPMFEDNPRPQLSKADRWREYVSQVSWGKLKRRVKGWAPRSSPEGGEAQQVSTRPERVGASGSGRASLGDNVGNTGDGWEPEMPPRRWRPKIKWASFRRCRREEAASTDQRAEAADDQRVEAADNQRAEAADDQRVEAADDQRAGAADDQRVEAADDQRAEAADDQRAGAADDQRVEAADDQRAGAADDQRVEAADNQRAEAADDQRAGAADDQGAEAADNQRIQAVENQRAEVEDNPGAEAIAVQRAEAANNQREGAADNQRAEAQAVQGAEAASDGAEATADQRAEAVQNQRAEAPAARGAIGTTQGAKARKQVKTVRFQTPGRFSWFRKRRRAFWHTPRLPTLPKRVPRAGEARSLRVLRAEARAEAEQGEWEDQL, encoded by the exons ATGTTGCAGATCGGGGAGGACGTCGACTATCTGCTCATCCCCCGGGAGGTCAGGCTGGCGGGAGGCGTGTGGAGGGTCATCTCCAAGCCCGCCACCAAGGAGGCGGAATTTCGCGAGCGGCTGATCCAGTTTCTGGAGGAAGAAGGCCGCACACTGGAGGACGTAGCCCGCATCATTGAGAAGAGCACCCCACACCCGCCCCAGCCCCCCAAAAAGCCCAAGGAGCCCGGGGTGAGGAGGAGAGTCCAGCAGATGGTGACCCCGCCCCCGCGGCTGGTGGTGGGCACCTATGACAGCAGCAATGCCAGCGACAGCGAGTTCAGTGACTTCGAGACCTCCAGAGACAAGGGGGACAAGGGGGACAAGGGTCACAAAGGCACGGGGTGCAGCAGGAAAGTGCGCAAAATGCCAGTCAGTTACCTGGGCAGCAAATTTCTGGGGAGCGACCTGGAGAGCGAGGACGACCAGGAGCTGGTGGAGGCCTTCCTGCAGCGAGGGGAGAAAAAGCCCAGCGCGCCACCTGCCCGCCGCCGCGTGAACCTGCCAGTGCCCATGTTCGAGGACAACCCCAGGCCGCAGCTGTCCAAGGCAGACAGGTGGCGAGAGTATGTCAGCCAGGTGTCCTGGGGGAAGCTGAAGCGGAGGGTGAAGGGTTGGGCGCCCAGGTCCAGCCCTGAGGGGGGTGAAGCCCAGCAGGTATCCACCAGGCCGGAGAGGGTTGGGGCCTCGGGGTCAGGCAGAGCCAGCCTGGGGGACAATGTGGGCAACACAGGAGATGGGTGGGAGCCTGAGATGCCCCCAAGACGATGGAGGCCCAAAATCAAATGGGCCTCTTTTCGCCGTTGCAGGAGGGAAGAAGCGGCATCCACAGATCAGAGGGCGGAGGCTGCAGATGATCAAAGAGTTGAGGCAGCCGATAATCAGAGAGCTGAGGCTGCAGATGATCAGAGGGTGGAGGCTGCAGATGATCAGAGAGCAGGGGCTGCAGATGATCAGAGGGTGGAGGCTGCAGATGATCAGAGAGCTGAGGCTGCAGATGATCAGAGAGCAGGGGCTGCAGATGATCAGAGGGTGGAGGCTGCAGATGATCAGAGAGCAGGGGCTGCAGATGATCAGAGGGTGGAGGCTGCAGATAATCAGAGAGCTGAG GCTGCAGATGATCAGAGAGCAGGGGCTGCAGATGATCAGGGGGCTGAGGCGGCAGATAATCAGAGGATACAGGCTGTAGAAAATCAGAGGGCAGAGGTTGAGGATAATCCAGGGGCAGAAGCCATAGCTGTCCAGAGGGCAGAGGCTGCAAATAATcagagggaaggggctgcagaTAATCAAAGGGCAGAGGCCCAAGCTGTCCAGGGGGCTGAGGCTGCATCTGATGGGGCAGAAGCCACAGCTGACCAGAGGGCAGAAGCTGTACAGAACCAAAGGGCTGAAGCCCCAGCTGCTCGGGGGGCCATAGGGACAACTCAGGGAGCTAAGGCCCGGAAACAGGTCAAGACAGTGAGGTTCCAGACTCCTGGCCGTTTTTCATGGTTTCGCAAGCGCCGGAGAGCCTTCTGGCACACTCCCCGGTTGCCAACCCTGCCCAAGAGAGTTCCCAGGGCAGGTGAGGCCAGGAGCCTTAGGGTGTtgagggcagaggccagagcagaagcagagcagggagaatgggaagaCCAGTTGTGA
- the CCDC8 gene encoding coiled-coil domain-containing protein 8 isoform X5: MLQIGEDVDYLLIPREVRLAGGVWRVISKPATKEAEFRERLIQFLEEEGRTLEDVARIIEKSTPHPPQPPKKPKEPGVRRRVQQMVTPPPRLVVGTYDSSNASDSEFSDFETSRDKGDKGDKGHKGTGCSRKVRKMPVSYLGSKFLGSDLESEDDQELVEAFLQRGEKKPSAPPARRRVNLPVPMFEDNPRPQLSKADRWREYVSQVSWGKLKRRVKGWAPRSSPEGGEAQQVSTRPERVGASGSGRASLGDNVGNTGDGWEPEMPPRRWRPKIKWASFRRCRREEAASTDQRAEAADDQRVEAADDQRVEAADNQRAEAADDQRAGAADDQGAEAADNQRIQAVENQRAEVEDNPGAEAIAVQRAEAANNQREGAADNQRAEAQAVQGAEAASDGAEATADQRAEAVQNQRAEAPAARGAIGTTQGAKARKQVKTVRFQTPGRFSWFRKRRRAFWHTPRLPTLPKRVPRAGEARSLRVLRAEARAEAEQGEWEDQL; the protein is encoded by the exons ATGTTGCAGATCGGGGAGGACGTCGACTATCTGCTCATCCCCCGGGAGGTCAGGCTGGCGGGAGGCGTGTGGAGGGTCATCTCCAAGCCCGCCACCAAGGAGGCGGAATTTCGCGAGCGGCTGATCCAGTTTCTGGAGGAAGAAGGCCGCACACTGGAGGACGTAGCCCGCATCATTGAGAAGAGCACCCCACACCCGCCCCAGCCCCCCAAAAAGCCCAAGGAGCCCGGGGTGAGGAGGAGAGTCCAGCAGATGGTGACCCCGCCCCCGCGGCTGGTGGTGGGCACCTATGACAGCAGCAATGCCAGCGACAGCGAGTTCAGTGACTTCGAGACCTCCAGAGACAAGGGGGACAAGGGGGACAAGGGTCACAAAGGCACGGGGTGCAGCAGGAAAGTGCGCAAAATGCCAGTCAGTTACCTGGGCAGCAAATTTCTGGGGAGCGACCTGGAGAGCGAGGACGACCAGGAGCTGGTGGAGGCCTTCCTGCAGCGAGGGGAGAAAAAGCCCAGCGCGCCACCTGCCCGCCGCCGCGTGAACCTGCCAGTGCCCATGTTCGAGGACAACCCCAGGCCGCAGCTGTCCAAGGCAGACAGGTGGCGAGAGTATGTCAGCCAGGTGTCCTGGGGGAAGCTGAAGCGGAGGGTGAAGGGTTGGGCGCCCAGGTCCAGCCCTGAGGGGGGTGAAGCCCAGCAGGTATCCACCAGGCCGGAGAGGGTTGGGGCCTCGGGGTCAGGCAGAGCCAGCCTGGGGGACAATGTGGGCAACACAGGAGATGGGTGGGAGCCTGAGATGCCCCCAAGACGATGGAGGCCCAAAATCAAATGGGCCTCTTTTCGCCGTTGCAGGAGGGAAGAAGCGGCATCCACAGATCAGAGGGCGGAGGCTGCAGATGATCAAAGAGTTGAGGCA GCAGATGATCAGAGGGTGGAGGCTGCAGATAATCAGAGAGCTGAG GCTGCAGATGATCAGAGAGCAGGGGCTGCAGATGATCAGGGGGCTGAGGCGGCAGATAATCAGAGGATACAGGCTGTAGAAAATCAGAGGGCAGAGGTTGAGGATAATCCAGGGGCAGAAGCCATAGCTGTCCAGAGGGCAGAGGCTGCAAATAATcagagggaaggggctgcagaTAATCAAAGGGCAGAGGCCCAAGCTGTCCAGGGGGCTGAGGCTGCATCTGATGGGGCAGAAGCCACAGCTGACCAGAGGGCAGAAGCTGTACAGAACCAAAGGGCTGAAGCCCCAGCTGCTCGGGGGGCCATAGGGACAACTCAGGGAGCTAAGGCCCGGAAACAGGTCAAGACAGTGAGGTTCCAGACTCCTGGCCGTTTTTCATGGTTTCGCAAGCGCCGGAGAGCCTTCTGGCACACTCCCCGGTTGCCAACCCTGCCCAAGAGAGTTCCCAGGGCAGGTGAGGCCAGGAGCCTTAGGGTGTtgagggcagaggccagagcagaagcagagcagggagaatgggaagaCCAGTTGTGA
- the CCDC8 gene encoding coiled-coil domain-containing protein 8 isoform X2 has translation MLQIGEDVDYLLIPREVRLAGGVWRVISKPATKEAEFRERLIQFLEEEGRTLEDVARIIEKSTPHPPQPPKKPKEPGVRRRVQQMVTPPPRLVVGTYDSSNASDSEFSDFETSRDKGDKGDKGHKGTGCSRKVRKMPVSYLGSKFLGSDLESEDDQELVEAFLQRGEKKPSAPPARRRVNLPVPMFEDNPRPQLSKADRWREYVSQVSWGKLKRRVKGWAPRSSPEGGEAQQVSTRPERVGASGSGRASLGDNVGNTGDGWEPEMPPRRWRPKIKWASFRRCRREEAASTDQRAEAADDQRVEAADDQRVEAADDQRAEAADDQRAGAADDQRVEAADDQRAGAADDQRVEAADNQRAEAADDQRAGAADDQRVEAADDQRAGAADDQRVEAADDQRAGAADDQGAEAADNQRIQAVENQRAEVEDNPGAEAIAVQRAEAANNQREGAADNQRAEAQAVQGAEAASDGAEATADQRAEAVQNQRAEAPAARGAIGTTQGAKARKQVKTVRFQTPGRFSWFRKRRRAFWHTPRLPTLPKRVPRAGEARSLRVLRAEARAEAEQGEWEDQL, from the exons ATGTTGCAGATCGGGGAGGACGTCGACTATCTGCTCATCCCCCGGGAGGTCAGGCTGGCGGGAGGCGTGTGGAGGGTCATCTCCAAGCCCGCCACCAAGGAGGCGGAATTTCGCGAGCGGCTGATCCAGTTTCTGGAGGAAGAAGGCCGCACACTGGAGGACGTAGCCCGCATCATTGAGAAGAGCACCCCACACCCGCCCCAGCCCCCCAAAAAGCCCAAGGAGCCCGGGGTGAGGAGGAGAGTCCAGCAGATGGTGACCCCGCCCCCGCGGCTGGTGGTGGGCACCTATGACAGCAGCAATGCCAGCGACAGCGAGTTCAGTGACTTCGAGACCTCCAGAGACAAGGGGGACAAGGGGGACAAGGGTCACAAAGGCACGGGGTGCAGCAGGAAAGTGCGCAAAATGCCAGTCAGTTACCTGGGCAGCAAATTTCTGGGGAGCGACCTGGAGAGCGAGGACGACCAGGAGCTGGTGGAGGCCTTCCTGCAGCGAGGGGAGAAAAAGCCCAGCGCGCCACCTGCCCGCCGCCGCGTGAACCTGCCAGTGCCCATGTTCGAGGACAACCCCAGGCCGCAGCTGTCCAAGGCAGACAGGTGGCGAGAGTATGTCAGCCAGGTGTCCTGGGGGAAGCTGAAGCGGAGGGTGAAGGGTTGGGCGCCCAGGTCCAGCCCTGAGGGGGGTGAAGCCCAGCAGGTATCCACCAGGCCGGAGAGGGTTGGGGCCTCGGGGTCAGGCAGAGCCAGCCTGGGGGACAATGTGGGCAACACAGGAGATGGGTGGGAGCCTGAGATGCCCCCAAGACGATGGAGGCCCAAAATCAAATGGGCCTCTTTTCGCCGTTGCAGGAGGGAAGAAGCGGCATCCACAGATCAGAGGGCGGAGGCTGCAGATGATCAAAGAGTTGAGGCA GCAGATGATCAGAGGGTGGAGGCTGCAGATGATCAGAGAGCTGAGGCTGCAGATGATCAGAGAGCAGGGGCTGCAGATGATCAGAGGGTGGAGGCTGCAGATGATCAGAGAGCAGGGGCTGCAGATGATCAGAGGGTGGAGGCTGCAGATAATCAGAGAGCTGAGGCTGCAGATGATCAGAGAGCAGGGGCTGCAGATGATCAGAGGGTGGAGGCTGCAGATGATCAGAGAGCAGGGGCTGCAGATGATCAGAGGGTGGAGGCTGCAGATGATCAGAGAGCAGGGGCTGCAGATGATCAGGGGGCTGAGGCGGCAGATAATCAGAGGATACAGGCTGTAGAAAATCAGAGGGCAGAGGTTGAGGATAATCCAGGGGCAGAAGCCATAGCTGTCCAGAGGGCAGAGGCTGCAAATAATcagagggaaggggctgcagaTAATCAAAGGGCAGAGGCCCAAGCTGTCCAGGGGGCTGAGGCTGCATCTGATGGGGCAGAAGCCACAGCTGACCAGAGGGCAGAAGCTGTACAGAACCAAAGGGCTGAAGCCCCAGCTGCTCGGGGGGCCATAGGGACAACTCAGGGAGCTAAGGCCCGGAAACAGGTCAAGACAGTGAGGTTCCAGACTCCTGGCCGTTTTTCATGGTTTCGCAAGCGCCGGAGAGCCTTCTGGCACACTCCCCGGTTGCCAACCCTGCCCAAGAGAGTTCCCAGGGCAGGTGAGGCCAGGAGCCTTAGGGTGTtgagggcagaggccagagcagaagcagagcagggagaatgggaagaCCAGTTGTGA
- the CCDC8 gene encoding coiled-coil domain-containing protein 8 isoform X1, with the protein MLQIGEDVDYLLIPREVRLAGGVWRVISKPATKEAEFRERLIQFLEEEGRTLEDVARIIEKSTPHPPQPPKKPKEPGVRRRVQQMVTPPPRLVVGTYDSSNASDSEFSDFETSRDKGDKGDKGHKGTGCSRKVRKMPVSYLGSKFLGSDLESEDDQELVEAFLQRGEKKPSAPPARRRVNLPVPMFEDNPRPQLSKADRWREYVSQVSWGKLKRRVKGWAPRSSPEGGEAQQVSTRPERVGASGSGRASLGDNVGNTGDGWEPEMPPRRWRPKIKWASFRRCRREEAASTDQRAEAADDQRVEAADNQRAEAADDQRVEAADDQRAGAADDQRVEAADDQRAEAADDQRAGAADDQRVEAADDQRAGAADDQRVEAADNQRAEAADDQRAGAADDQRVEAADDQRAGAADDQRVEAADDQRAGAADDQGAEAADNQRIQAVENQRAEVEDNPGAEAIAVQRAEAANNQREGAADNQRAEAQAVQGAEAASDGAEATADQRAEAVQNQRAEAPAARGAIGTTQGAKARKQVKTVRFQTPGRFSWFRKRRRAFWHTPRLPTLPKRVPRAGEARSLRVLRAEARAEAEQGEWEDQL; encoded by the coding sequence ATGTTGCAGATCGGGGAGGACGTCGACTATCTGCTCATCCCCCGGGAGGTCAGGCTGGCGGGAGGCGTGTGGAGGGTCATCTCCAAGCCCGCCACCAAGGAGGCGGAATTTCGCGAGCGGCTGATCCAGTTTCTGGAGGAAGAAGGCCGCACACTGGAGGACGTAGCCCGCATCATTGAGAAGAGCACCCCACACCCGCCCCAGCCCCCCAAAAAGCCCAAGGAGCCCGGGGTGAGGAGGAGAGTCCAGCAGATGGTGACCCCGCCCCCGCGGCTGGTGGTGGGCACCTATGACAGCAGCAATGCCAGCGACAGCGAGTTCAGTGACTTCGAGACCTCCAGAGACAAGGGGGACAAGGGGGACAAGGGTCACAAAGGCACGGGGTGCAGCAGGAAAGTGCGCAAAATGCCAGTCAGTTACCTGGGCAGCAAATTTCTGGGGAGCGACCTGGAGAGCGAGGACGACCAGGAGCTGGTGGAGGCCTTCCTGCAGCGAGGGGAGAAAAAGCCCAGCGCGCCACCTGCCCGCCGCCGCGTGAACCTGCCAGTGCCCATGTTCGAGGACAACCCCAGGCCGCAGCTGTCCAAGGCAGACAGGTGGCGAGAGTATGTCAGCCAGGTGTCCTGGGGGAAGCTGAAGCGGAGGGTGAAGGGTTGGGCGCCCAGGTCCAGCCCTGAGGGGGGTGAAGCCCAGCAGGTATCCACCAGGCCGGAGAGGGTTGGGGCCTCGGGGTCAGGCAGAGCCAGCCTGGGGGACAATGTGGGCAACACAGGAGATGGGTGGGAGCCTGAGATGCCCCCAAGACGATGGAGGCCCAAAATCAAATGGGCCTCTTTTCGCCGTTGCAGGAGGGAAGAAGCGGCATCCACAGATCAGAGGGCGGAGGCTGCAGATGATCAAAGAGTTGAGGCAGCCGATAATCAGAGAGCTGAGGCTGCAGATGATCAGAGGGTGGAGGCTGCAGATGATCAGAGAGCAGGGGCTGCAGATGATCAGAGGGTGGAGGCTGCAGATGATCAGAGAGCTGAGGCTGCAGATGATCAGAGAGCAGGGGCTGCAGATGATCAGAGGGTGGAGGCTGCAGATGATCAGAGAGCAGGGGCTGCAGATGATCAGAGGGTGGAGGCTGCAGATAATCAGAGAGCTGAGGCTGCAGATGATCAGAGAGCAGGGGCTGCAGATGATCAGAGGGTGGAGGCTGCAGATGATCAGAGAGCAGGGGCTGCAGATGATCAGAGGGTGGAGGCTGCAGATGATCAGAGAGCAGGGGCTGCAGATGATCAGGGGGCTGAGGCGGCAGATAATCAGAGGATACAGGCTGTAGAAAATCAGAGGGCAGAGGTTGAGGATAATCCAGGGGCAGAAGCCATAGCTGTCCAGAGGGCAGAGGCTGCAAATAATcagagggaaggggctgcagaTAATCAAAGGGCAGAGGCCCAAGCTGTCCAGGGGGCTGAGGCTGCATCTGATGGGGCAGAAGCCACAGCTGACCAGAGGGCAGAAGCTGTACAGAACCAAAGGGCTGAAGCCCCAGCTGCTCGGGGGGCCATAGGGACAACTCAGGGAGCTAAGGCCCGGAAACAGGTCAAGACAGTGAGGTTCCAGACTCCTGGCCGTTTTTCATGGTTTCGCAAGCGCCGGAGAGCCTTCTGGCACACTCCCCGGTTGCCAACCCTGCCCAAGAGAGTTCCCAGGGCAGGTGAGGCCAGGAGCCTTAGGGTGTtgagggcagaggccagagcagaagcagagcagggagaatgggaagaCCAGTTGTGA
- the CCDC8 gene encoding coiled-coil domain-containing protein 8 isoform X4: MLQIGEDVDYLLIPREVRLAGGVWRVISKPATKEAEFRERLIQFLEEEGRTLEDVARIIEKSTPHPPQPPKKPKEPGVRRRVQQMVTPPPRLVVGTYDSSNASDSEFSDFETSRDKGDKGDKGHKGTGCSRKVRKMPVSYLGSKFLGSDLESEDDQELVEAFLQRGEKKPSAPPARRRVNLPVPMFEDNPRPQLSKADRWREYVSQVSWGKLKRRVKGWAPRSSPEGGEAQQVSTRPERVGASGSGRASLGDNVGNTGDGWEPEMPPRRWRPKIKWASFRRCRREEAASTDQRAEAADDQRVEAADDQRVEAADNQRAEAADDQRAGAADDQRVEAADDQRAGAADDQRVEAADDQRAGAADDQGAEAADNQRIQAVENQRAEVEDNPGAEAIAVQRAEAANNQREGAADNQRAEAQAVQGAEAASDGAEATADQRAEAVQNQRAEAPAARGAIGTTQGAKARKQVKTVRFQTPGRFSWFRKRRRAFWHTPRLPTLPKRVPRAGEARSLRVLRAEARAEAEQGEWEDQL, encoded by the exons ATGTTGCAGATCGGGGAGGACGTCGACTATCTGCTCATCCCCCGGGAGGTCAGGCTGGCGGGAGGCGTGTGGAGGGTCATCTCCAAGCCCGCCACCAAGGAGGCGGAATTTCGCGAGCGGCTGATCCAGTTTCTGGAGGAAGAAGGCCGCACACTGGAGGACGTAGCCCGCATCATTGAGAAGAGCACCCCACACCCGCCCCAGCCCCCCAAAAAGCCCAAGGAGCCCGGGGTGAGGAGGAGAGTCCAGCAGATGGTGACCCCGCCCCCGCGGCTGGTGGTGGGCACCTATGACAGCAGCAATGCCAGCGACAGCGAGTTCAGTGACTTCGAGACCTCCAGAGACAAGGGGGACAAGGGGGACAAGGGTCACAAAGGCACGGGGTGCAGCAGGAAAGTGCGCAAAATGCCAGTCAGTTACCTGGGCAGCAAATTTCTGGGGAGCGACCTGGAGAGCGAGGACGACCAGGAGCTGGTGGAGGCCTTCCTGCAGCGAGGGGAGAAAAAGCCCAGCGCGCCACCTGCCCGCCGCCGCGTGAACCTGCCAGTGCCCATGTTCGAGGACAACCCCAGGCCGCAGCTGTCCAAGGCAGACAGGTGGCGAGAGTATGTCAGCCAGGTGTCCTGGGGGAAGCTGAAGCGGAGGGTGAAGGGTTGGGCGCCCAGGTCCAGCCCTGAGGGGGGTGAAGCCCAGCAGGTATCCACCAGGCCGGAGAGGGTTGGGGCCTCGGGGTCAGGCAGAGCCAGCCTGGGGGACAATGTGGGCAACACAGGAGATGGGTGGGAGCCTGAGATGCCCCCAAGACGATGGAGGCCCAAAATCAAATGGGCCTCTTTTCGCCGTTGCAGGAGGGAAGAAGCGGCATCCACAGATCAGAGGGCGGAGGCTGCAGATGATCAAAGAGTTGAGGCA GCAGATGATCAGAGGGTGGAGGCTGCAGATAATCAGAGAGCTGAGGCTGCAGATGATCAGAGAGCAGGGGCTGCAGATGATCAGAGGGTGGAGGCTGCAGATGATCAGAGAGCAGGGGCTGCAGATGATCAGAGGGTGGAGGCTGCAGATGATCAGAGAGCAGGGGCTGCAGATGATCAGGGGGCTGAGGCGGCAGATAATCAGAGGATACAGGCTGTAGAAAATCAGAGGGCAGAGGTTGAGGATAATCCAGGGGCAGAAGCCATAGCTGTCCAGAGGGCAGAGGCTGCAAATAATcagagggaaggggctgcagaTAATCAAAGGGCAGAGGCCCAAGCTGTCCAGGGGGCTGAGGCTGCATCTGATGGGGCAGAAGCCACAGCTGACCAGAGGGCAGAAGCTGTACAGAACCAAAGGGCTGAAGCCCCAGCTGCTCGGGGGGCCATAGGGACAACTCAGGGAGCTAAGGCCCGGAAACAGGTCAAGACAGTGAGGTTCCAGACTCCTGGCCGTTTTTCATGGTTTCGCAAGCGCCGGAGAGCCTTCTGGCACACTCCCCGGTTGCCAACCCTGCCCAAGAGAGTTCCCAGGGCAGGTGAGGCCAGGAGCCTTAGGGTGTtgagggcagaggccagagcagaagcagagcagggagaatgggaagaCCAGTTGTGA
- the PNMA8B gene encoding paraneoplastic antigen-like protein 8B: MAVSLLRDWCRGLDVDTHRALLVTGIPEGLERAAIEAVLQPALLPLGTFRLWNTRAARDHKAKAALVEFVQDINHASVPREIPGKDGVWRVVCQDPAEDPGVLRHMRRLMLDDRPSKATGPWAPENTLPSLAKETQAQGSEPTAKRAGPPPRRGRRARRNRARGNRWVPRGQSTEGREQPPTSARWESDASSEGSLGIVLEELDQDDLSTDEAQSALSATLHQAARELSTKEWALQGRANTGEGPRELLALVTVTEEANQEPTEKEASEPQAVSLDGSGEGRSRVPDLVALLAVRDAGDEEPVYRDAPEGESQPNGDPGDEALDHPEFVAIVASTDPSDPSAREELLKIASVIASLGWSPRTDPTDALGEVLSVLCQDTGGARVQVQEAGRRVDGLVLRKATGGGSLRECVCALAAPDPQSPGRRAPRGLLAGWDDGEGGLLELVALLAARDTAGVTPEAGDSGREGGRDGRGGRAGGQLGEVLALLAAGEGAAAEAAEAAEAAEAAESRESGPERRASGKARTKRARTASGTLGDMAAAPGPSGSRRRRGAGGGRGGRAVTPETRAGDPAAAQGKKKGRAGAGAQVQADEARAQPPPGSESARGRKARRGGRQPPKRR; this comes from the coding sequence ATGGCCGTGAGCCTTTTGCGGGACTGGTGCCGGGGACTGGATGTGGACACGCACCGCGCGCTGCTGGTCACCGGCATCCCGGAGGGCCTGGAGCGGGCCGCCATCGAGGCTGTCCTGCAGCCGGCCCTCTTGCCCCTGGGCACATTCAGGCTATGGAACACCAGGGCCGCGAGGGACCACAAGGCCAAGGCTGCCCTGGTGGAGTTTGTGCAGGACATAAATCACGCGTCCGTCCCCAGGGAGATCCCGGGCAAGGACGGAGTCTGGAGGGTTGTGTGTCAGGACCCCGCGGAGGACCCAGGAGTCCTGAGGCACATGAGACGCCTGATGCTGGATGACAGGCCCTCGAAGGCCACAGGGCCCTGGGCCCCCGAGAACACGCTCCCCTCTCTGGCTAAGGAGACACAGGCCCAGGGCTCAGAGCCAACTGCCAAGAGGGCTGGCCCACCTCCTAGGAGGGGCCGCAGGGCTCGAAGAAACAGAGCTAGAGGCAACAGGTGGGTCCCAAGGGGCCAGAGCACCGAGGGACGGGAGCAGCCACCCACATCTGCCAGGTGGGAGTCTGACGCCTCCTCCGAGGGCAGCCTGGGCATCGTGCTCGAGGAGCTGGACCAGGACGACCTGAGCACGGACGAGGCGCAGAGCGCGCTGTCCGCCACGCTGCACCAGGCGGCGAGGGAGCTCAGCACGAAGGAGTGGGCCCTGCAGGGCCGCGCCAACACAGGAGAGGGGCCCCGCGAGTTATTGGCCCTGGTGACGGTGACGGAGGAGGCCAACCAAGAGCCGACGGAGAAAGAGGCCTCGGAGCCCCAGGCCGTGAGCCTGGATGGCAGCGGCGAAGGCCGGAGCCGCGTCCCCGACTTAGTGGCCCTGCTTGCTGTGCGAGACGCCGGCGACGAGGAGCCCGTCTACCGCGACGCTCCCGAAGGCGAGTCGCAGCCGAACGGGGATCCGGGAGACGAGGCGCTGGACCACCCCGAGTTTGTGGCCATTGTGGCCTCTACGGACCCGTCGGACCCCTCGGCCCGCGAGGAGCTGCTGAAGATCGCTTCCGTGATCGCGTCCCTGGGCTGGAGCCCCCGCACAGACCCGACCGATGCCCTGGGCGAGGTCCTGTCCGTCCTGTGCCAGGACACTGGGGGAGCCCGCGTGCAGGTGCAGGAGGCCGGCCGCCGGGTGGACGGCCTGGTGCTGCGGAAGGCCACGGGCGGCGGGAGCCTGCGGGAGTGCGTGTGCGCCCTGGCCGCGCCCGACCCCCAGTCCCCCGGCAGGAGGGCGCCGCGTGGCCTCCTGGCGGGCTGGGACGACGGCGAGGGGGGCCTCCTGGAGCTCGTGGCGCTGCTGGCCGCGCGGGACACGGCGGGGGTGACGCCGGAGGCCGGGGACAGCGGCCGGGAGGGCGGGCGGGACGGGCGGGGCGGGCGCGCCGGAGGCCAGCTGGGCGAGGTGCTGGCGCTGCTGGCTGCCGGGGAGGGcgcggcggcggaggcggcggaggcggcggaggcggcggaggcggcggagAGCCGGGAGTCGGGACCCGAGCGCCGGGCGTCCGGGAAGGCGCGGACCAAGCGGGCGCGCACGGCCTCCGGGACCCTGGGCGACATGGCGGCGGCCCCCGGCCCGTCGGGCTCCCGCAGACGCCGAGGGGCAGGCGGAGGCCGCGGCGGGCGGGCGGTCACTCCCGAGACACGCGCGGGGGACCCGGCGGCGGCGCAAGGGAAAAAGAAGGGGCGCGCGGGCGCGGGGGCCCAGGTGCAGGCCGACGAGGCCAGGGCTCAGCCGCCCCCCGGCTCCGAGTCAGCCCGCGGGAGGAAGGCTCGTCGCGGCGGGAGGCAGCCCCCCAAGCGCCGCTAG